A single region of the Zygotorulaspora mrakii chromosome 4, complete sequence genome encodes:
- a CDS encoding carboxymethylenebutenolidase (similar to Saccharomyces cerevisiae YDL086W; ancestral locus Anc_2.379): MLITETYQDVKTSYGTTLRIYIYSPKINGYPNAKFPGVVVYSEIYQVTGPVRRFGQKIASEGYVVVAPAIYHNFCGPEPLAYDAEGTDFGNECKIKKPLESYDEDNKLCCDLLYTLPQFDGKKIGATGMCLGGHLAFRALLDKRIACATCFFPTDIHLKSLGLHENDDSLERISKETKADQELILIFGTWDTHVSPEGRDIIRKKLRDNKVNFTFLEVHGAQHAFIRDESSKGRFDSAITQSCLGFMFEQFNRKLKIDLGEFVGDSKNLEHVC; the protein is encoded by the coding sequence ATGTTAATCACTGAGACGTACCAAGATGTTAAAACATCTTATGGCACCACATTGAGAATATACATTTATTCTCCAAAAATCAATGGATACCCAAATGCTAAGTTCCCTGGTGTTGTTGTCTATAGCGAGATTTATCAAGTAACAGGGCCTGTCCGCAGGTTTGGACAAAAAATTGCTTCGGAAGGTTACGTTGTTGTAGCACCAGCTATTTATCATAACTTCTGTGGTCCTGAACCCTTAGCCTACGATGCTGAAGGCACAGATTTTGGTAACGAATGTAAGATTAAAAAGCCATTGGAATCatatgatgaagataacaAGTTGTGTTGCGATTTACTGTATACTTTGCCCCAATTTGATGGTAAAAAGATCGGTGCCACAGGGATGTGCTTAGGTGGACACTTGGCATTCAGAGCTTTGTTGGACAAACGTATTGCCTGTGCCACTTGTTTCTTCCCAACGGATATTCATCTGAAAAGCTTGGGTCttcatgaaaatgatgattcCCTGGAGCGCATTTCTAAGGAAACGAAGGCAGACCAAGAATTAATACTAATTTTTGGAACTTGGGATACGCACGTCTCCCCAGAAGGCAGAGATATTATCAGGAAAAAGTTGAGAGATAATAAAGTCAATTTCACTTTCCTAGAAGTTCACGGTGCCCAACACGCTTTCATTCGTGATGAATCTAGTAAAGGTAGATTCGACTCTGCAATTACTCAAAGTTGTTTGGGTTTCATGTTTGAACAATTCAATAGAAAGTTAAAGATAGATTTAGGGGAATTTGTTGGCGACAGTAAGAATTTGGAGCATGTATGCTGA
- a CDS encoding uncharacterized protein (similar to Saccharomyces cerevisiae YPL034W; ancestral locus Anc_2.378), producing the protein MDKKVKKPGFIYIYTYELMYNSLLCGKLEELDWLFVDDSILSPDKLARRKWIDDCQILCKIGMTTKPSVSTRLLQWQNTCKHTVVNLTPDKVELLCNRRDSEKSFSKMFQKLSIKSTKKTKNSIAERLLTYRDGGFYVDHRGKRPIEEIENAIHKLLWKKYGQGLIYCYGCDPSGKKRHKEWFRITIKELPWLLQTIDAICHGNDI; encoded by the coding sequence ATGGacaaaaaagtgaaaaagcCCGGATTCATATACATATACACTTATGAGCTTATGTATAATTCATTACTATGTGGAAAATTAGAAGAACTGGATTGGCTCTTTGTTGATGATTCGATCTTGTCGCCAGATAAACTTGCTCGACGGAAATGGATTGACGACTGTCAGATTCTTTGTAAAATTGGAATGACCACGAAACCTTCCGTTAGCACACGTCTTTTACAATGGCAGAATACCTGCAAGCACACAGTGGTTAACCTAACACCAGATAAGGTTGAGCTTTTGTGCAATAGACGAGATTCCGAAAAgagtttctcaaaaatgtTCCAAAAGCTCTCCATCAAATCTAccaaaaaaacgaaaaattCCATTGCTGAACGATTGCTGACGTATCGGGATGGTGGATTTTATGTTGATCACAGAGGGAAGAGGCCCATAGAGGAAATCGAGAATGCCATTCACAAACTGTTGTGGAAAAAGTACGGGCAAGGTTTGATATACTGCTATGGATGCGACCcttctggaaaaaaaaggcatAAAGAATGGTTCAGAATAACCATTAAGGAGCTTCCGTGGCTGCTACAAACGATAGATGCAATTTGTCATGGAAATGATATTTAG
- the SWP1 gene encoding dolichyl-diphosphooligosaccharide-protein glycotransferase (similar to Saccharomyces cerevisiae SWP1 (YMR149W); ancestral locus Anc_2.375), with amino-acid sequence MQLNKLLIVLCAVICQCIAFEAKDAHLSFLTSKRRGIMFGSINANTEKPTEPIVIEKLSEQLELGFAVAGTDLPVQVGLLVGLPEKRLELPIMATLTQNQDMNLYKVKIDVSKIPAAILYYSRELNKPLAVSLILASPGLENLIAPVFDIQLSNISAIEYNAPSRYGPKHEIRHIFNASPKTAPWYICQVFILATIICTFCLLISWMASGSINLQNVPRGSSFFYFVAFIGSVIGFEYIFLKYYSGSSIFETLYSVLYLGIPSLLLGTKFLRNFAEKL; translated from the coding sequence ATGCAGCTTAATAAACTCTTAATTGTTCTATGCGCTGTAATCTGCCAATGTATTGCATTCGAGGCTAAAGATGCCCATTTGAGCTTCCTTACTTCTAAGAGGAGGGGGATTATGTTTGGGAGTATTAACGCAAATACAGAGAAGCCAACAGAACCAATtgtcattgaaaaactcTCTGAGCAATTGGAACTAGGATTTGCTGTTGCAGGTACTGATCTGCCTGTACAGGTAGGTCTTTTGGTTGGCTTGCCTGAAAAAAGACTAGAACTCCCTATCATGGCCACACTTACCCAGAATCAAGATATGAACCTCTATAAGGTCAAGATCGACGTTTCAAAGATTCCAGCAGCTATATTATATTATTCAAGGGAGTTGAATAAGCCATTAGCTGTGTCATTAATTCTAGCCAGCCCAGGTTTGGAAAATTTAATTGCTCCTGTTTTTGATATACAACTAAGTAATATCAGTGCAATTGAATATAATGCACCATCCAGGTATGGACCAAAGCATGAGATCCGCCACATTTTCAATGCATCACCCAAGACAGCCCCATGGTACATTTGCCAAGTTTTCATTCTGGCTACTATAATTTGTACATTTTGCTTGCTTATCTCATGGATGGCTTCCGGATCTATAAATCTCCAGAACGTTCCAAGGGGCTCAAGTTTCTTCTACTTTGTTGCATTTATTGGTTCTGTCATAGGCTTTGaatatatctttttgaagtattATTCTGGTAGTAGTATATTTGAAACCTTATATTCTGTATTGTATTTGGGTATACCATCGTTGTTGCTTGGCACCAAGTTCTTGAGAAACTTTGCTGAGAAACTATAA
- the NDE1 gene encoding NADH-ubiquinone reductase (H(+)-translocating) NDE1 (similar to Saccharomyces cerevisiae NDE2 (YDL085W) and NDE1 (YMR145C); ancestral locus Anc_2.382) yields the protein MFSQSVRLLELRSSRATVAKRFFGSGLRLLQEQAVKPVASEPSVFRRAGKALLKVSLYSGLLGTGYLSYQLYKEKHPAPQTPQSATFVNGSPRKTLVILGTGWGSISLLKNLDTSLYNVIVVSPRNYFLFTPLLPSTPVGTIELKSIVEPVRSIARRVPGEVHYYEAEALDIDPENKTVKIKSVNKEHEYQLDLKFDYLVNGVGAQPTTFGIPGVFENASFLKEISDAQEIRMKIMTSVEKAASLPPTDPERERLLSFVVVGGGPTGVEFAAELRDYVDQDLSKWMPGLSSEIKVTLVEALPNILNMFDKSLVDYAEQLFKQDRIDLRIKTMVKNVTKTTITAKCGDENEDIPYSVLVWATGNAPREVSKNLMQKLEVQDSRRGLLIDDKLQLLGAQGSIFAVGDCTFYPGLFPTAQVAHQEGEYLASVFKKLYKIDQLKWQAAQKNDADDSKIQNRISKIQAQIVPFKYHHMGALAYIGSDKAIADLAVGDSMYRSAGSFTFLFWKSAYLAMCMSFRNRVLVAMDWAKVYFLGRDSSV from the coding sequence ATGTTTTCGCAATCTGTCAGATTATTAGAACTTCGTTCTAGCAGGGCCACGGTTGCCAAAAGGTTCTTTGGTTCCGGTTTAAGACTGCTGCAAGAGCAGGCCGTGAAGCCGGTCGCTTCGGAACCATCGGTTTTCAGGAGAGCTGGCAAAGCACTGTTGAAAGTTTCCCTTTACAGTGGGTTGCTGGGTACAGGTTATCTCTCGTATCAGCTGTACAAGGAGAAACACCCTGCTCCACAGACTCCGCAGTCTGCCACGTTTGTCAACGGCTCGCCAAGAAAGACTTTGGTGATCCTTGGTACCGGCTGGGGTTcgatttctcttttgaaaaacttggaCACGTCTCTCTACAAtgttattgttgtttcTCCCAGAAACTACTTCCTGTTCACGCCTTTACTGCCATCGACCCCTGTCGGCACGATCGAGTTGAAATCCATCGTTGAGCCCGTCAGAAGCATCGCCAGAAGAGTGCCTGGTGAAGTACATTACTACGAAGCTGAAGCGCTAGACATCGATCCGGAAAATAAGACTGTGAAGATCAAGTCTGTGAACAAAGAACACGAGTATCAgcttgatttgaaattcgACTATTTGGTTAATGGTGTTGGCGCTCAGCCAACCACTTTTGGTATCCCGGGTGTGTTTGAGAACGCTTcctttttgaaggaaatcAGCGATGCTCAGGAGATTAGAATGAAGATTATGACTAGTGTTGAGAAGGCTGCTTCTCTGCCACCAACTGATCCTGAGAGAGAGAGATTGTTGAGCTTTGTTGTTGTCGGTGGTGGCCCAACGGGTGTTGAGTTTGCCGCAGAATTGAGAGATTACGTCGATCAAGATTTGAGTAAATGGATGCCTGGTTTGAGCAGTGAAATCAAGGTCACTTTGGTCGAAGCTTTGCCAAACATCTTGAACATGTTTGACAAATCTTTGGTGGACTACGCCGAACAACTCTTCAAGCAGGATAGAATTGATTTGAGAATAAAGACAATGGTTAAAAATGTTACAAAGACAACAATTACGGCCAAATGTGGTGATGAGAACGAGGACATCCCGTATAGTGTCCTAGTTTGGGCAACCGGTAATGCGCCAAGAGAGGTCTCTAAAAATCTAATGCAGAAACTGGAGGTTCAAGATTCTAGACGTGGTCTATTAATCGACGACAAATTGCAATTATTAGGTGCTCAGGGCTCCATCTTTGCTGTCGGTGATTGTACCTTTTACCCAGGTTTGTTTCCAACAGCCCAAGTTGCCCATCAGGAAGGTGAATATTTGGCCAGTGTTTTCAAGAAGCTTTACAAAATCGACCAATTGAAATGGCAAGCAGCTCAAAAGAACGATGCCgatgattcaaagattcaaaacagAATAAGCAAAATACAAGCTCAAATCGTTCCTTTCAAATACCACCATATGGGTGCTTTGGCTTACATCGGCTCTGATAAAGCTATTGCTGATTTGGCCGTTGGTGACTCCATGTATAGATCTGCCGGTTCTTTCACTTTCTTATTCTGGAAATCTGCTTACTTGGCCATGTGTATGTCTTTCAGAAACAGAGTGCTTGTCGCTATGGATTGGGCTAAGGTTTACTTCCTAGGCAGAGACTCTTCTGTCTAA
- the SRL4 gene encoding Srl4p (similar to Saccharomyces cerevisiae YPL033C; ancestral locus Anc_2.371) — protein sequence MFSSKFLSLSKFLYNTLGAGVKLESGVSTVLILGGSTSGFGIELSAALMFEHNVCVINVDSRDFEMILNVNEAVKLEKYYTFIHCNDFSNMDNMVQAMTEVAKLKLPINFFINNVQEGLHTVFDSHEDNTIGYKGVAHLRKCVNANLTNVMIATKMFLNTIVPQTARLTRGKISQFYIVNISSVLSLQLPEFARHFTSSKAALNQFHDSLTSELSFESGEISTKTLLAYLPNIRDGEAWEVNLTEMTDALIQDLKDGKQGDTILKCDPKDYSKDTTRNNVRYRLGNLHHNWL from the coding sequence ATGTTCTCTTCCAAATTCCTCAGTTTGTCCAAATTTTTGTACAACACACTGGGTGCTGGTGTGAAATTAGAGTCCGGTGTGAGTACGGTTTTGATTCTGGGTGGATCTACATCCGGATTCGGGATTGAATTAAGTGCAGCGCTGATGTTTGAACACAATGTATGTGTTATCAATGTCGACTCTAGGGATTTCGAAATGATTTTAAATGTTAATGAAGCGGTGAAGCTAGAAAAGTACTACACCTTTATACACTGTAATGATTTCAGTAACATGGACAACATGGTGCAAGCTATGACAGAAGTTGCGAAACTGAAGTTACccataaattttttcataaataACGTGCAGGAAGGGCTCCACACTGTTTTTGATAGCCACGAAGATAATACAATTGGTTACAAAGGTGTTGCACATCTGAGAAAATGCGTGAATGCGAATTTGACCAACGTGATGATTGCAAcaaaaatgtttttgaacACTATTGTTCCCCAAACTGCTAGGTTAACCAGAGGAAAAATCTCACAGTTTTATATCGTCAATATCTCGTCGGTTCTATCACTACAATTGCCAGAATTTGCGAGGCATTTCAcctcttcaaaagcagCGTTAAATCAGTTTCATGATAGCCTCACATCAGAGCTTAGTTTTGAGAGCGGAGAAATTTCCACTAAAACTTTATTAGCCTACTTACCCAATATCAGAGATGGCGAAGCCTGGGAGGTTAACTTAACCGAGATGACTGATGCGCTTATACAAGATCTGAAAGACGGCAAACAAGGCGACACGATACTTAAATGTGATCCAAAAGATTATTCAAAGGACACAACAAGGAATAACGTACGATACAGATTGGGTAATTTGCATCACAACTGGTTATAG
- a CDS encoding uncharacterized protein (similar to Saccharomyces cerevisiae YMR147W; ancestral locus Anc_2.377), whose amino-acid sequence MPLKTINTTLVWQDYISMAMAITLNSKPRFKERQSRSFRSLQPAKGEKENKSFAKGQESLVTSMDRFQKLDVGELRKRLPISQRIENYEHKSSAAKHETIKCEEPKTLEPIDELSPENIDMLKGVLGEDGQLTESDVQELLLSFTHTSGKIEHLLKNSSNKDSPLPNSSLSSLRETLKSRWADALLSVIDKLDRLQAKSFECFWKSILYFNFWFPQWASIIRYVTPSIISLSYRITLLTFKLFEAQPMRF is encoded by the coding sequence ATGCCTTTGAAGACGATTAATACAACACTTGTTTGGCAAGATTATATATCAATGGCAATGGCAATAACCTTAAATTCAAAACCCCGGTTCAAAGAGAGACAAAGCAGATCCTTTAGATCTTTACAGCCCGCTAAAggagaaaaggaaaacaaaaGCTTTGCAAAAGGACAAGAGAGCCTTGTCACATCCATGGatagatttcaaaaactaGATGTGGGGGAACTAAGGAAAAGATTGCCTATCTCACAAAGAATTGAGAATTATGAGCACAAAAGCTCGGCGGCTAAACACGAAACGATCAAATGCGAGGAGCCAAAGACTTTAGAGCCCATAGACGAGCTATCTCCAGAAAACATTGATATGCTCAAGGGTGTACTAGGAGAAGATGGCCAGCTCACAGAATCTGATGTTCAAGAATTGTTGCTCAGCTTTACCCACACAAGTGGCAAGATTGAACacttgctgaaaaattcaagcaACAAAGACTCTCCGCTCCCCAATAGCAGCTTAAGCTCTCTAAGAGAAACCTTGAAGAGTCGTTGGGCAGATGCATTACTGTCGGTTATTGATAAACTGGATAGACTGCAGGCCAAATCATTCGAGTGCTTCTGGAAGTCAATTttgtatttcaatttttggttCCCTCAGTGGGCCTCCATTATCAGGTATGTTACTCCCAGTATCATTTCCCTTTCCTATCGAATAACATTACTAACTTTCAAACTATTTGAGGCCCAACCTATGAGATTTTGA
- the LDO16 gene encoding Ldo16p (similar to Saccharomyces cerevisiae YMR148W; ancestral locus Anc_2.376), giving the protein MISLSSFFFVLYLIFFISVGIIASIFIIPSLVLSFIFASFVVIFGFLSDITFRISQKLYLKVDHRLRYALKKMSAQRKSEESKKCAILNNSNMVGSSDNQMSNTVSVPAEPSTAASGIARSLETRANLRVTS; this is encoded by the coding sequence ATGATTTCCTTATCatccttcttcttcgtgTTGTacctgatttttttcatatcagTTGGCATAATCGCAtcaattttcattattcCATCTTTGGTGTTATCATTCATATTCGCCTCGTTTGTCGTCATATTTGGATTCTTAAGTGACATTACATTCCGCATCTCGCAAAAGCTGTATCTAAAGGTAGATCATAGATTAAGGTatgctttgaaaaaaatgagcgCACAGAGAAAGAGTGAAGAGTCGAAAAAGTGTGCCATCCTCAACAATAGTAATATGGTCGGCTCCTCTGACAACCAAATGTCAAACACCGTGAGCGTGCCAGCAGAGCCATCAACTGCTGCTAGCGGCATTGCTCGATCTTTGGAAACTCGTGCCAATTTGCGGGTAACTTCATAG
- the IMP1 gene encoding endopeptidase catalytic subunit IMP1 (similar to Saccharomyces cerevisiae IMP1 (YMR150C); ancestral locus Anc_2.374) produces the protein MQSLLQSWVKTATSALRVVCFVHIVHTYVYEFTETRGESMLPTLAARNDYVHALKTYRDGRGCKIGDCIVAAKPNDPNHRVCKRITGMPGDIILVDPSVGTNVFNSSSAMNTEATSDGDNDGYSEADEAFNSFIKVPQGHVWVTGDNLSHSLDSRTYNSLPMGLIKGKIVAANDFNEPFLGGSKGDFWGFRKIQNTYVNEQ, from the coding sequence ATGCAAAGTTTATTACAGTCATGGGTCAAAACAGCTACCAGCGCTCTTAGAGTGGTATGTTTTGTGCATATAGTGCATACGTACGTCTATGAATTCACGGAAACCAGAGGAGAATCGATGCTGCCAACTCTAGCTGCAAGAAATGATTATGTGCATGCTTTGAAGACATATAGGGATGGCAGAGGCTGCAAAATAGGGGATTGTATTGTGGCGGCGAAACCGAATGATCCGAATCATCGTGTTTGTAAAAGAATCACTGGAATGCCAGGGGACATCATACTTGTCGATCCCAGTGTGGGAACGaatgttttcaattcatcaagTGCCATGAATACAGAAGCAACTTCTGATGGTGATAATGATGGTTACTCGGAGGCAGATGAAgctttcaattctttcataAAAGTTCCTCAGGGTCACGTTTGGGTCACCGGTGATAATCTTTCACATTCCTTGGACTCTAGAACTTACAACTCGTTGCCCATGGGGCTTATAAAAGGTAAAATCGTTGCAGCAAATGACTTCAATGAGCCGTTCTTAGGTGGTTCAAAGGGAGACTTCTGGGGTTTCagaaagattcaaaatacCTATGTCAACGAACAATGA
- a CDS encoding uncharacterized protein (similar to Saccharomyces cerevisiae YDL085C-A; ancestral locus Anc_2.381) has protein sequence MARGNQRDLARQKNLKKQQDNAKSQKKAGDPKKRMESDAEILRQKQAAANARKEAEAAGPKSKK, from the coding sequence ATGGCTAGAGGAAACCAGAGAGACTTGGCAAGGCAgaagaacttgaaaaaacaacaGGATAACGCCAAAAGCCAGAAAAAAGCAGGTGATCccaagaaaagaatggaaTCGGATGCTGAGATCCTCAGACAAAAGCAGGCTGCGGCCAATGCCAGAAAGGAGGCCGAAGCTGCCGGGCCGAAATCTAAGAAATag
- the LUC7 gene encoding Luc7p (similar to Saccharomyces cerevisiae LUC7 (YDL087C); ancestral locus Anc_2.370), with product MSTPVAEQKKQLEQLMESDSLSGHHRKSHYKSYQRDLGIYDPRICKSYLVGECPYDLFQGTKLSMGRCPQIHSAKYKLIYEKEEKKGKKFPEFEQEYHALLSRFVNDCNGQIAMALKKLEHTPEDRERIKQVTAELDILDSKIGLMIEEIESLLRANEVSKALLQGLKLQAMQERRLEVAKRVKNITENVGQSAQQKLQVCEVCGAYLSRLDTDRRLADHFLGKVHLGYVKMREELERMKQSIGSNR from the coding sequence atgagTACCCCTGTGGCGGAACAGAAGAAGCAACTCGAGCAACTCATGGAAAGTGATTCCCTTAGTGGACATCACAGAAAATCGCACTATAAAAGTTATCAGCGAGATCTAGGAATATATGATCCCAGAATATGTAAATCCTATCTTGTGGGAGAATGCCCATACGATCTCTTTCAAGGAACAAAACTAAGTATGGGCAGATGCCCTCAAATCCATTCGGCCAAATACAAGCTCATATACGAAAAGGAGGAGAAAAAAGGTAAGAAGTTCCCCGAATTCGAGCAGGAATACCATGCATTGCTTTCCAGATTTGTCAACGATTGTAATGGTCAGATCGCTATGGCACTAAAGAAATTAGAACACACTCCTGAAGATAGGGAACGCATTAAGCAAGTCACCGCAGAGTTGGATATCTTAGATTCCAAAATAGGGTTGATGATCGAGGAAATCGAATCATTACTACGGGCGAACGAGGTTTCAAAAGCGCTACTGCAGGGATTAAAATTGCAAGCAATGCAAGAAAGAAGGCTGGAAGTGGCCAAAAGAGTCAAGAACATAACAGAAAATGTGGGGCAAAGTGCCCAACAAAAACTGCAAGTTTGTGAAGTATGCGGAGCCTACTTGTCCAGATTGGATACCGACAGAAGGCTGGCAGATCACTTCCTTGGAAAAGTTCATTTGGGATACGTCAAGATGAGAGAAGAACTCGAACGAATGAAGCAGAGCATAGGATCAAACAGATAG
- the TIF34 gene encoding translation initiation factor eIF3 subunit i (similar to Saccharomyces cerevisiae TIF34 (YMR146C); ancestral locus Anc_2.380): MRPIMLVGHERPLTQVKYNYEGDLVFTCSKDNIASVWFSVNGERLGTLEGHTGSIWSIDVDKFTECCVTGSADYSIKVWRVSNGENVYTWKSPVPVKRVEFSPCGNYVLAVLDDVMKYQGSINVYEVKRNPETNEIIEFVEEPVHCIMTQEGLAAVTVAGWSTEGEYILAGHKDGKVSKYDAKNFEFVESIDLHKSNISDLQFSPDRTYFITSSRDSHAYIVDVASMEVLKEYEADCPLNSACVTPLKEFVILGGGQAARDVTTTSAREGKFEARFYHKIFEEEIGRVKGHFGPLNCVAVNPQGTSYTSGSEDGFVRIHHFEKSYFDFKYEVEKAAEAKEHMQETAA, encoded by the coding sequence ATGAGACCTATTATGTTAGTGGGGCATGAGCGTCCCCTTACTCAAGTAAAGTACAACTATGAGGGAGATCTCGTTTTTACCTGTTCCAAGGATAACATTGCTAGCGTGTGGTTTTCAGTCAACGGGGAAAGATTGGGAACTTTAGAGGGGCATACTGGTAGTATTTGGTCAATTGATGTTGATAAATTTACGGAATGTTGTGTCACAGGTAGTGCCGATTACAGTATTAAAGTATGGAGAGTCTCTAATGGTGAAAATGTATACACATGGAAATCGCCAGTTCCAGTCAAAAGAGTAGAGTTTTCGCCATGTGGCAATTATGTTCTAGCAGTTTTAGATGATGTCATGAAATATCAAGGTTCCATCAACGTTTATgaagtgaaaagaaatccAGAAACTAACGAAATCATCGAATTTGTGGAAGAGCCAGTACATTGTATCATGACGCAAGAGGGGCTTGCAGCTGTTACTGTTGCAGGTTGGTCAACAGAGGGCGAATACATCCTGGCTGGTCATAAAGACGGTAAAGTCAGCAAGTACGACGcaaaaaactttgaatttgtcGAATCGATAGATCTTCATAAGTCCAATATCAGTGATCTGCAATTTTCGCCCGACAGAACATATTTCATTACATCATCGAGGGATTCACACGCCTATATAGTGGATGTCGCTAGCATGGAAGTTCTAAAAGAGTACGAAGCAGACTGTCCATTGAACAGTGCGTGTGTGACGCCTCTCAAGGAGTTTGTCATACTAGGTGGTGGTCAGGCCGCAAGGGATGTTACAACTACCAGTGCAAGAGAGGGTAAATTTGAAGCAAGATTCTACCACAAGATCTTCGAAGAAGAGATCGGCAGAGTGAAAGGCCATTTCGGTCCATTGAACTGTGTCGCAGTAAATCCACAGGGAACTTCATACACGTCGGGGAGTGAAGACGGTTTCGTCCGTATACACCACTTTGAGAAATCCTACTTCGATTTTAAGTACGAGGTCGAAAAAGCTGCAGAGGCGAAGGAACATATGCAGGAAACTGCCGCATGA